One window of the Hippoglossus hippoglossus isolate fHipHip1 chromosome 9, fHipHip1.pri, whole genome shotgun sequence genome contains the following:
- the ap1b1 gene encoding AP-1 complex subunit beta-1 isoform X4 has product MTDSKYFTTTKKGEIFELKAELNSDKKEKKKEAVKKVIASMTVGKDVSALFPDVVNCMQTDNLELKKLVYLYLMNYAKSQPDMAIMAVNTFVKDCEDPNPLIRALAVRTMGCIRVDKITEYLCEPLRKCLKDEDPYVRKTAAVCVAKLHDINAQLVEDQGFLDTLKDLISDSNPMVVANAVAALSEIAESHPNSNLLDLNPQTINKLLTALNECTEWGQIFILDCLANYTPRDDRESQSICERVTPRLSHANSAVVLSAVKVLMKFMEMLPKDLDYYGTLLKKLAPPLVTLLSAEPELQYVALRNINLIVQRRPEILKHEMKVFFVKYNDPIYVKLEKLDIMIRLASQANIAQVLAELKEYATEVDVDFVRKAVRAIGRCAIKVEQSAERCVSTLLDLIQTKVNYVVQEAIVVIKDIFRKYPNKYESVIATLCENLDSLDEPEARAAMIWIVGEYAERIDNADELLESFLEGFHDESTQVQLQLLTAIVKLFLKKPTETQELVQQVLSLATQDSDNPDLRDRGYIYWRLLSTDPVAAKEVVLAEKPLISEETDLIEPTLLEELICHIGTLASVYHKPPSAFVEGSRGVQHKRITGSVGSGESESPDTGSAAGVSEAPPAVIPSQGDLLGDLLNLDLTPPTTGPPPPSSGMQMGAMDLLGGGLDSLLGGDLGGSPAMGGGFGTPAPAAMPASFNAPVSGGLDDLFDLGGGVGIPTGVNSAPKTIWLPAMKAKGLEITGTFARRAGVIQMEMTLNNKAMSIMTDFAIQFNRNSFGLAPAGPLQILTPLGPNQSIEVALPLSTVGPVMKMEPLNNLQVAVKNNIDVFYFSCQYPINMLFVEDGKMERQVFLATWKDIPNDNESQFQIKDCHLNSDAASNKLQGSNIFTIAKRTVEGQDMLYQSMKLSNGIWVLAELRVQAGNPNYTVSLKCRAPEVSQCVFQTYEAALKN; this is encoded by the exons ATGACGGACTCCAAGTACTTCACCACCACCAAGAAAG GAGAGATCTTTGAGCTCAAGGCAGAGCTGAACAGTGataagaaagagaagaagaaagaggctGTAAAGAAGGTCATAGCGTCCATGACAGTTGGCAAGGATGTAAG CGCTCTTTTCCCAGATGTTGTGAACTGCATGCAGACGGACAACCTTGAACTGAAAAAGCTGGTCTATCTCTACCTGATGAACTATGCCAAGAGTCAGCCAGACATGGCTATCATGGCTGTAAACACGTTTGTGAAG GACTGTGAAGACCCCAACCCTCTCATCCGAGCCCTCGCTGTTCGCACAATGGGCTGCATCCGCGTGGACAAGATCACGGAGTACCTCTGTGAGCCGctgagaaaatgtctgaaggACGAAGACCCATACGTGAGGAAGACAGCCGCTGTGTGTGTGGCGAAGCTCCATGATATCAACGCCCAGTTGGTGGAGGACCAAGGTTTCCTGGACACCCTCAAAGACCTCATCTCTGACTCCAACCCCATG GTTGTAGCAAACGCAGTGGCGGCTCTGTCGGAGATAGCAGAGTCTCATCCCAACAGTAATCTACTGGACCTGAACCCCCAGACCATCAACAAGTTGCTGACAGCTTTAAATGAGTGCACAGAGTGGGGACAGATATTCATCCTTGACTGCCTGGCCAATTACACACCTCGTGATGACCGTGAGTCCCAAAG CATCTGTGAACGTGTGACCCCACGGCTCTCGCATGCCAACTCGGCAGTGGTGTTGTCAGCAGTAAAGGTTTTAATGAAGTTCATGGAGATGCTACCCAAGGACTTGGACTACTATGGCACCCTGCTGAAGAaactggctcctcctctggtcaCTCTCCTTTCTGCGGAGCCCGAGTTGCAGTATGTGGCACTAAGAAACATCAATCTCATCGTGCAGAGACG CCCAGAGATCCTGAAGCACGAGATGAAGGTTTTCTTTGTAAAGTACAATGACCCAATCTATGTGAAACTGGAGAAGCTGGACATCATGATTCGTCTAGCATCTCAAGCCAACATCGCTCAG GTTCTGGCTGAGCTGAAGGAGTACGCCACCGAGGTGGATGTGGACTTTGTCCGTAAAGCGGTCAGAGCCATTGGCCGCTGTGCCATCAAAGTAGAG CAATCAGCGGAGCGTTGTGTCAGCACCCTGTTAGACCTCATCCAGACTAAGGTCAACTATGTGGTGCAGGAGGCCATCGTGGTCATCAAGGACATCTTCCGCAAGTACCCCAACAA gTATGAGAGTGTGATTGCCACTCTGTGTGAAAACCTGGACTCCCTGGATGAGCCGGAGGCCCGTGCCGCCATGATCTGGATCGTGGGAGAGTACGCTGAGCGCATTGACAATGCTGATGAGCTGCTTGAGAGCTTCTTGGAGGGATTCCACGATGAAAGCACTCAG GTGCAGTTGCAGCTACTGACGGCAATCGTCAAGTTGTTCTTGAAAAAGCCCACTGAGACCCAGGAGCTGGTGCAGCAGGTTCTAAGTCTGGCCACACAG GATTCTGATAACCCAGACCTCAGGGACCGCGGCTACATCTACTGGCGTCTGCTCTCCACAGACCCTGTGGCCGCTAAGGAGGTGGTGCTGGCTGAGAAGCCCCTGATCTCAGAGGAGACGGATCTGATCGAGCCCACGTTGCTGGAGGAGCTCATCTGCCACATCGGTACTCTGGCCTCTGTCTACCACAAGCCACCGAGTGCTTTCGTGGAGGGCAGCCGTGGCGTTCAGCACAAGAGGATCACTGGCAGTGTTGGATC TGGTGAGAGTGAGAGCCCAGACACAGGTTCTGCTGCCGGGGTTTCTGAGGCACCTCCTGCTGTCATCCCATCCCAGGGAGACCTCCTTGGAGATCTGCTTAATCTGGACCTGACGCCTCCTACCACAGGAccaccacccccctcctctgGCATGCAAATGGGTGCTATGGACCTACTTGGAGGAGGATTGGACAGCTTG CTTGGCGGAGACCTTGGAGGAAGTCCTGCT ATGGGGGGTGGTTTTGGCactccagctccagctgcaATGCCTGCCTCTTTCAATGCCCCGGTTAGCGGTGGTCTGGATGACCTGTTTGATCTCGGTGGAGGAGTTGGTATTCCTACGGGGGTGAACAGCGCACCTAAAACA ATTTGGCTTCCTGCCATGAAGGCCAAAGGTCTGGAGATAACAGGCACTTTTGCCCGCCGTGCCGGGGTCATCCAAATGGAGATGACCCTCAATAACAAAGCAATGAGTATCATGACTGATTTTGCCATCCAGTTCAACAGAAACAG ctttggTCTTGCTCCAGCTGGTCCACTCCAGATTCTCACTCCTCTCGGCCCAAACCAGAGTATTGAAGTTGCCCTTCCCCTCAGTACTGTGGGCCCTGTTATGAAGATGGAGCCTCTGAATAACCTGCAG GTGGCTGTTAAGAACAACATTGACGTATTCTACTTCAGCTGCCAGTACCCCATCAACATGCTGTTTGTAGAGGACGGGAAGATGG AGCGACAGGTGTTCCTCGCCACCTGGAAAGACATTCCTAATGACAATGAGTCCCAGTTTCAGATCAAAGACTGCCATCTCAACTCAG ACGCAGCCTCTAACAAACTGCAGGGCAGTAACATCTTCACCATAGCCAAGCGTACAGTGGAGGGTCAGGACATGCTGTATCAGTCCATGAAACTCAGCAATGGCATCTGGGTGCTGGCCGAGCTGAGGGTGCAGGCAGGAAACCCAAACTACACG gtctcTCTGAAGTGCAGAGCTCCAGAAGTTTCCCAGTGTGTGTTCCAGACCTACGAGGCCGCGCTGAAGAACTGA
- the ap1b1 gene encoding AP-1 complex subunit beta-1 isoform X3 — MTDSKYFTTTKKGEIFELKAELNSDKKEKKKEAVKKVIASMTVGKDVSALFPDVVNCMQTDNLELKKLVYLYLMNYAKSQPDMAIMAVNTFVKDCEDPNPLIRALAVRTMGCIRVDKITEYLCEPLRKCLKDEDPYVRKTAAVCVAKLHDINAQLVEDQGFLDTLKDLISDSNPMVVANAVAALSEIAESHPNSNLLDLNPQTINKLLTALNECTEWGQIFILDCLANYTPRDDRESQSICERVTPRLSHANSAVVLSAVKVLMKFMEMLPKDLDYYGTLLKKLAPPLVTLLSAEPELQYVALRNINLIVQRRPEILKHEMKVFFVKYNDPIYVKLEKLDIMIRLASQANIAQVLAELKEYATEVDVDFVRKAVRAIGRCAIKVEQSAERCVSTLLDLIQTKVNYVVQEAIVVIKDIFRKYPNKYESVIATLCENLDSLDEPEARAAMIWIVGEYAERIDNADELLESFLEGFHDESTQVQLQLLTAIVKLFLKKPTETQELVQQVLSLATQDSDNPDLRDRGYIYWRLLSTDPVAAKEVVLAEKPLISEETDLIEPTLLEELICHIGTLASVYHKPPSAFVEGSRGVQHKRITGSVGSGESESPDTGSAAGVSEAPPAVIPSQGDLLGDLLNLDLTPPTTGPPPPSSGMQMGAMDLLGGGLDSLMGDESEPLGGDLGGSPAMGGGFGTPAPAAMPASFNAPVSGGLDDLFDLGGGVGIPTGVNSAPKTIWLPAMKAKGLEITGTFARRAGVIQMEMTLNNKAMSIMTDFAIQFNRNSFGLAPAGPLQILTPLGPNQSIEVALPLSTVGPVMKMEPLNNLQVAVKNNIDVFYFSCQYPINMLFVEDGKMERQVFLATWKDIPNDNESQFQIKDCHLNSDAASNKLQGSNIFTIAKRTVEGQDMLYQSMKLSNGIWVLAELRVQAGNPNYTVSLKCRAPEVSQCVFQTYEAALKN; from the exons ATGACGGACTCCAAGTACTTCACCACCACCAAGAAAG GAGAGATCTTTGAGCTCAAGGCAGAGCTGAACAGTGataagaaagagaagaagaaagaggctGTAAAGAAGGTCATAGCGTCCATGACAGTTGGCAAGGATGTAAG CGCTCTTTTCCCAGATGTTGTGAACTGCATGCAGACGGACAACCTTGAACTGAAAAAGCTGGTCTATCTCTACCTGATGAACTATGCCAAGAGTCAGCCAGACATGGCTATCATGGCTGTAAACACGTTTGTGAAG GACTGTGAAGACCCCAACCCTCTCATCCGAGCCCTCGCTGTTCGCACAATGGGCTGCATCCGCGTGGACAAGATCACGGAGTACCTCTGTGAGCCGctgagaaaatgtctgaaggACGAAGACCCATACGTGAGGAAGACAGCCGCTGTGTGTGTGGCGAAGCTCCATGATATCAACGCCCAGTTGGTGGAGGACCAAGGTTTCCTGGACACCCTCAAAGACCTCATCTCTGACTCCAACCCCATG GTTGTAGCAAACGCAGTGGCGGCTCTGTCGGAGATAGCAGAGTCTCATCCCAACAGTAATCTACTGGACCTGAACCCCCAGACCATCAACAAGTTGCTGACAGCTTTAAATGAGTGCACAGAGTGGGGACAGATATTCATCCTTGACTGCCTGGCCAATTACACACCTCGTGATGACCGTGAGTCCCAAAG CATCTGTGAACGTGTGACCCCACGGCTCTCGCATGCCAACTCGGCAGTGGTGTTGTCAGCAGTAAAGGTTTTAATGAAGTTCATGGAGATGCTACCCAAGGACTTGGACTACTATGGCACCCTGCTGAAGAaactggctcctcctctggtcaCTCTCCTTTCTGCGGAGCCCGAGTTGCAGTATGTGGCACTAAGAAACATCAATCTCATCGTGCAGAGACG CCCAGAGATCCTGAAGCACGAGATGAAGGTTTTCTTTGTAAAGTACAATGACCCAATCTATGTGAAACTGGAGAAGCTGGACATCATGATTCGTCTAGCATCTCAAGCCAACATCGCTCAG GTTCTGGCTGAGCTGAAGGAGTACGCCACCGAGGTGGATGTGGACTTTGTCCGTAAAGCGGTCAGAGCCATTGGCCGCTGTGCCATCAAAGTAGAG CAATCAGCGGAGCGTTGTGTCAGCACCCTGTTAGACCTCATCCAGACTAAGGTCAACTATGTGGTGCAGGAGGCCATCGTGGTCATCAAGGACATCTTCCGCAAGTACCCCAACAA gTATGAGAGTGTGATTGCCACTCTGTGTGAAAACCTGGACTCCCTGGATGAGCCGGAGGCCCGTGCCGCCATGATCTGGATCGTGGGAGAGTACGCTGAGCGCATTGACAATGCTGATGAGCTGCTTGAGAGCTTCTTGGAGGGATTCCACGATGAAAGCACTCAG GTGCAGTTGCAGCTACTGACGGCAATCGTCAAGTTGTTCTTGAAAAAGCCCACTGAGACCCAGGAGCTGGTGCAGCAGGTTCTAAGTCTGGCCACACAG GATTCTGATAACCCAGACCTCAGGGACCGCGGCTACATCTACTGGCGTCTGCTCTCCACAGACCCTGTGGCCGCTAAGGAGGTGGTGCTGGCTGAGAAGCCCCTGATCTCAGAGGAGACGGATCTGATCGAGCCCACGTTGCTGGAGGAGCTCATCTGCCACATCGGTACTCTGGCCTCTGTCTACCACAAGCCACCGAGTGCTTTCGTGGAGGGCAGCCGTGGCGTTCAGCACAAGAGGATCACTGGCAGTGTTGGATC TGGTGAGAGTGAGAGCCCAGACACAGGTTCTGCTGCCGGGGTTTCTGAGGCACCTCCTGCTGTCATCCCATCCCAGGGAGACCTCCTTGGAGATCTGCTTAATCTGGACCTGACGCCTCCTACCACAGGAccaccacccccctcctctgGCATGCAAATGGGTGCTATGGACCTACTTGGAGGAGGATTGGACAGCTTG ATGGGCGATGAGTCTGAGCCG CTTGGCGGAGACCTTGGAGGAAGTCCTGCT ATGGGGGGTGGTTTTGGCactccagctccagctgcaATGCCTGCCTCTTTCAATGCCCCGGTTAGCGGTGGTCTGGATGACCTGTTTGATCTCGGTGGAGGAGTTGGTATTCCTACGGGGGTGAACAGCGCACCTAAAACA ATTTGGCTTCCTGCCATGAAGGCCAAAGGTCTGGAGATAACAGGCACTTTTGCCCGCCGTGCCGGGGTCATCCAAATGGAGATGACCCTCAATAACAAAGCAATGAGTATCATGACTGATTTTGCCATCCAGTTCAACAGAAACAG ctttggTCTTGCTCCAGCTGGTCCACTCCAGATTCTCACTCCTCTCGGCCCAAACCAGAGTATTGAAGTTGCCCTTCCCCTCAGTACTGTGGGCCCTGTTATGAAGATGGAGCCTCTGAATAACCTGCAG GTGGCTGTTAAGAACAACATTGACGTATTCTACTTCAGCTGCCAGTACCCCATCAACATGCTGTTTGTAGAGGACGGGAAGATGG AGCGACAGGTGTTCCTCGCCACCTGGAAAGACATTCCTAATGACAATGAGTCCCAGTTTCAGATCAAAGACTGCCATCTCAACTCAG ACGCAGCCTCTAACAAACTGCAGGGCAGTAACATCTTCACCATAGCCAAGCGTACAGTGGAGGGTCAGGACATGCTGTATCAGTCCATGAAACTCAGCAATGGCATCTGGGTGCTGGCCGAGCTGAGGGTGCAGGCAGGAAACCCAAACTACACG gtctcTCTGAAGTGCAGAGCTCCAGAAGTTTCCCAGTGTGTGTTCCAGACCTACGAGGCCGCGCTGAAGAACTGA